In the genome of Gordonia rubripertincta, one region contains:
- the gltB gene encoding glutamate synthase large subunit, whose amino-acid sequence MKQAPGPVGLYDPRNEHDSCGVAFVVDMHGRRSRDIVDKAIMALVNLEHRGAAGAEPNTGDGAGIMIQVPDRFLRETVDFELPAEGSYATGIAFLPQGSEDARLACEGVEKVIESEGLTLLGWREVPTNENSLGALARDAMPTFRQVFIGGAEGMELERRAYVVRKRVQYELGNKGAGADGPGRETVYFPSLSGRTFVYKGMLTTPQLREFYVDLQDSRVESSLGLVHSRFSTNTFPSWPLAHPFRRVAHNGEINTVTGNENWMRAREALIDTEAFGADAASKIFPICTPGASDTARFDEVLELLHLGGRSLPHAVLMMIPEAWERHESMKPEHRAFYRYHSALMEPWDGPASVCFTDGTVVGAVLDRNGLRPSRIWVTKDGLVVMASEVGVLDIDHADVVQKMRLQPGRMFLVDTAAGRIVDDEEIKDELAAEHPYAEWLEKGMVAVDDIEAQPHVHMPHDRVALRQQVFGYTSEELNLLVAPMARTGAEALGSMGTDTPIAVLSKRPRMLFDYFQQMFAQVTNPPLDAIREEVVTSVGSTIGSEADLLNPSPVSCRQIELPQPVIDNDTLAKLVQINDNESLPDFRSVHIHGLYPVAEGGAGLRKALDEIRAKASAAIEDGANLIVLSDRESDENLAPIPSLLLTAAVHHHLVRERKRTRAGLIVESGDCREVHHVATLVGFGAAAVNPYMAFESIEDMVERGVLGDIDFATARKNYIKAASKGVLKVMSKMGISTIASYTGAQLFQVIGLSQATVDEFFTGLISQLGGIGLDEIAADVATRHALAFSDRPSERAHRELEVGGEYQWRREGEYHLFNPDTVFKLQHSTRTGQYGVFKEYTKLVDDQSTRLGTLRGLFDFNFGDRDPIPIEKVEPASEIVKRFSTGAMSFGSISAEAHETLAIAMNRLGGRSNSGEGGEDPRRFHHDENGDWRRSAIKQVASGRFGVTSHYLSNCTDIQIKMAQGAKPGEGGQLPPHKVYPWVAEVRGSTPGVGLISPPPHHDIYSIEDLAQLIHDLKNANPKARIHVKLVSEVGVGTVAAGVSKAHADVVLISGHDGGTGASPLTSLKHAGAPWEIGLAETQQTLLLNGLRDRIVVQVDGQMKTGRDVVIAALLGGEEFGFATAPLVVSGCVMMRVCHLDTCPVGIATQNPLLRERFAGKPEFVENFFLFIAEEVRELLARLGFRTLQEAVGHVEALDTTKALAHWKSEKAGKLDLTSILTMPESPFMNQDLYCSGVQDHALEKALDQQLIAQSRDAIDHGTRVSFTSKITNVNRTVGTMLGHEVTKTYGAQGLPDGTIIVDFTGSAGNSFGAFVPKGITLRLEGDANDFVGKGLSGGRLVVRPARNAPADFVAEDNIIAGNVIGFGATAGKIFLRGIVGERFCVRNSGATAVVEGVGDHGCEYMTGGRVVVLGETGRNFAAGMSGGMAFVYDPDAKLADNLNTELVDLEPLEDEDIEFLAAIIDEHRAETESPVAAALLADWDTAQTKFAKVMPRDYKRVLLAISEAEKTGRDVNEAIMEAARG is encoded by the coding sequence CCCGACCGCTTCCTGCGGGAGACGGTCGACTTCGAGCTTCCCGCCGAGGGCAGCTACGCGACCGGTATCGCCTTCCTCCCGCAGGGCTCCGAGGACGCGCGACTCGCCTGTGAGGGCGTCGAGAAGGTCATCGAGTCCGAGGGTCTGACCCTGCTCGGCTGGCGCGAGGTGCCCACCAACGAGAATTCGCTCGGTGCGCTCGCCCGGGACGCGATGCCCACGTTCCGGCAGGTCTTCATCGGCGGCGCCGAAGGCATGGAGCTCGAGCGCCGCGCCTACGTCGTGCGCAAGCGCGTCCAGTACGAGCTCGGCAACAAGGGCGCCGGCGCCGACGGCCCCGGCCGCGAGACCGTCTACTTCCCGTCCCTGTCGGGCCGCACCTTCGTCTACAAGGGCATGCTGACGACCCCGCAGCTGCGGGAGTTCTACGTCGACCTGCAGGACTCGCGCGTCGAGAGCTCGCTGGGCCTCGTCCACTCGCGCTTCTCCACCAACACCTTCCCGTCGTGGCCGCTCGCGCATCCGTTCCGCCGCGTCGCCCACAACGGTGAGATCAACACCGTCACGGGCAACGAGAACTGGATGCGTGCCCGCGAGGCGCTCATCGACACCGAGGCCTTCGGTGCCGACGCCGCGTCGAAGATCTTCCCGATCTGCACCCCCGGTGCTTCCGACACCGCTCGCTTCGACGAGGTGCTCGAACTGCTTCACCTCGGCGGCCGCAGCCTGCCGCACGCGGTCCTGATGATGATCCCGGAGGCCTGGGAGCGTCACGAGTCGATGAAGCCCGAGCACCGCGCGTTCTACCGCTACCACTCGGCGCTCATGGAGCCGTGGGACGGTCCGGCGTCGGTGTGCTTCACCGACGGCACCGTCGTCGGCGCCGTGCTCGACCGAAACGGTCTGCGCCCCAGCCGCATCTGGGTCACCAAGGACGGCCTCGTCGTGATGGCCTCCGAGGTCGGCGTCCTCGACATCGACCACGCCGACGTCGTGCAGAAGATGCGTCTGCAGCCCGGCCGCATGTTCCTCGTGGACACCGCCGCCGGCCGCATCGTCGACGACGAGGAGATCAAGGACGAGCTGGCCGCCGAGCACCCCTACGCGGAGTGGCTCGAGAAGGGCATGGTCGCCGTCGACGACATCGAGGCGCAGCCCCATGTGCACATGCCGCACGACCGGGTCGCCCTGCGCCAGCAGGTCTTCGGTTACACCAGCGAAGAGCTGAACCTCCTCGTCGCGCCGATGGCCAGGACCGGCGCCGAGGCACTCGGTTCGATGGGCACCGACACGCCCATCGCCGTGCTGTCCAAGCGTCCGCGCATGCTGTTCGACTACTTCCAGCAGATGTTCGCGCAGGTCACCAACCCGCCGCTCGACGCCATCCGCGAGGAGGTCGTCACCAGCGTCGGTTCGACCATCGGCTCCGAGGCCGACCTGCTCAACCCGAGCCCGGTGTCGTGCCGCCAGATCGAGCTGCCGCAGCCGGTCATCGACAACGACACGCTGGCGAAGCTGGTCCAGATCAACGACAACGAGTCGCTGCCGGACTTCCGCAGCGTCCACATCCACGGCCTCTACCCGGTGGCCGAGGGCGGTGCCGGACTCCGCAAGGCACTCGACGAGATCCGTGCGAAGGCCAGCGCCGCCATCGAGGACGGCGCCAACCTGATCGTGCTGTCCGACCGCGAGTCCGACGAGAACCTCGCGCCGATCCCGTCGCTGCTGCTGACCGCCGCGGTGCACCACCACCTGGTGCGCGAGCGCAAGCGCACCCGCGCCGGCCTCATCGTCGAGTCCGGTGATTGCCGCGAGGTCCACCACGTGGCGACGCTCGTCGGTTTCGGTGCGGCAGCGGTCAATCCGTACATGGCCTTCGAGTCGATCGAGGACATGGTAGAGCGCGGCGTGCTCGGCGACATCGACTTCGCCACCGCACGCAAGAACTACATCAAGGCCGCCAGCAAGGGTGTGCTCAAGGTGATGAGCAAGATGGGCATCTCGACCATCGCCTCGTACACCGGTGCGCAGCTCTTCCAGGTCATCGGCCTCTCCCAGGCGACCGTCGACGAGTTCTTCACCGGCCTGATCAGCCAGCTCGGCGGCATCGGTCTCGACGAGATCGCCGCCGACGTCGCCACCCGGCATGCACTGGCCTTCAGCGACCGGCCCTCGGAGCGCGCACACCGCGAGCTCGAGGTCGGCGGTGAATACCAGTGGCGCCGTGAGGGTGAGTACCACCTGTTCAACCCGGACACGGTGTTCAAACTGCAGCACTCCACGCGCACCGGTCAGTACGGGGTGTTCAAGGAGTACACGAAGTTGGTCGACGACCAGTCGACCCGTCTCGGTACGCTGCGCGGCCTCTTCGACTTCAACTTCGGTGACCGCGACCCGATCCCGATCGAGAAGGTCGAGCCGGCCAGCGAGATCGTCAAGCGGTTCTCCACCGGCGCGATGAGCTTCGGCTCGATCTCCGCCGAGGCCCACGAGACGCTGGCCATCGCCATGAACCGTCTCGGTGGTCGCTCGAACTCCGGTGAGGGCGGCGAGGATCCGCGTCGTTTCCACCACGACGAGAACGGCGACTGGCGGCGCAGCGCGATCAAGCAAGTCGCGTCGGGACGTTTCGGTGTCACCTCGCACTACCTGTCGAACTGCACCGACATCCAGATCAAGATGGCGCAGGGCGCCAAGCCCGGTGAGGGCGGCCAGCTCCCGCCGCACAAGGTGTACCCGTGGGTCGCCGAGGTCCGCGGTTCGACGCCGGGCGTCGGCCTCATCTCGCCGCCGCCGCACCACGACATCTACTCGATCGAGGATCTCGCCCAGCTGATCCACGACCTGAAGAACGCGAACCCCAAGGCGCGCATCCACGTGAAGCTCGTCAGCGAGGTCGGCGTGGGCACCGTCGCCGCCGGTGTGTCGAAGGCACACGCGGACGTCGTGCTCATCTCGGGTCACGACGGTGGTACCGGTGCGTCGCCGCTGACGTCGCTCAAGCACGCCGGCGCGCCGTGGGAGATCGGTCTGGCCGAGACCCAGCAGACGCTGCTGCTCAACGGTCTTCGCGATCGCATCGTGGTCCAGGTCGACGGTCAGATGAAGACCGGCCGCGACGTCGTGATCGCCGCCCTGCTCGGTGGTGAGGAGTTCGGTTTCGCGACCGCGCCGCTCGTCGTCTCGGGCTGCGTCATGATGCGCGTCTGCCACCTCGACACCTGTCCGGTGGGCATCGCCACCCAGAACCCGCTTCTGCGTGAGCGTTTCGCCGGCAAGCCGGAGTTCGTCGAGAACTTCTTCCTGTTCATCGCCGAAGAGGTCCGGGAACTGCTGGCACGCCTCGGTTTCCGTACGCTCCAGGAGGCCGTGGGTCACGTCGAGGCTCTCGACACCACCAAGGCGCTGGCGCACTGGAAGTCGGAGAAGGCAGGCAAGCTCGACCTGACGTCGATCCTGACCATGCCGGAATCGCCGTTCATGAACCAGGACCTGTACTGCTCGGGCGTGCAGGACCATGCGCTCGAGAAGGCGCTCGACCAGCAGCTCATCGCGCAGAGCCGCGACGCGATCGACCACGGCACCCGGGTGTCGTTCACGTCGAAGATCACCAACGTGAACCGCACCGTCGGCACCATGCTGGGTCACGAGGTCACCAAGACCTATGGCGCACAAGGTCTGCCGGACGGCACGATCATCGTCGACTTCACCGGATCGGCGGGCAACAGCTTCGGTGCTTTCGTCCCCAAGGGCATCACCCTGCGCCTCGAGGGCGACGCCAACGACTTCGTCGGCAAGGGCCTCTCGGGCGGTCGCCTGGTGGTCCGTCCGGCGCGCAACGCGCCGGCCGACTTCGTCGCCGAGGACAACATCATCGCCGGCAACGTGATCGGCTTCGGTGCCACCGCGGGCAAGATCTTCCTGCGCGGCATCGTCGGCGAACGCTTCTGCGTCCGTAACTCGGGTGCGACGGCGGTCGTCGAGGGTGTGGGCGACCACGGTTGTGAGTACATGACCGGTGGACGCGTCGTGGTGCTCGGCGAGACCGGGCGCAACTTCGCGGCGGGCATGTCGGGCGGTATGGCGTTCGTCTACGACCCGGACGCCAAGCTGGCCGACAACCTCAACACCGAGCTCGTCGACCTCGAGCCCCTCGAGGACGAGGACATCGAGTTCCTCGCCGCCATCATCGACGAACACCGTGCCGAGACCGAATCCCCGGTCGCCGCAGCGCTGCTCGCCGATTGGGACACTGCCCAGACCAAGTTCGCCAAGGTCATGCCGCGGGACTACAAGCGCGTGCTGTTGGCCATCTCCGAAGCGGAGAAGACCGGGCGAGACGTGAACGAAGCGATCATGGAGGCCGCACGTGGCTGA
- a CDS encoding glutamate synthase subunit beta, whose translation MADPRGFLKHPERELPDRRPVELRLLDWNEVYTDFDKDHLKTQASRCMDCGIPFCHNGCPLGNLIPEWNDLVYKDQWRDGIERLHATNNFPEFTGRLCPAPCEASCVLGINQPPVTIKQVEVEIIDNAFDNGWVTPVLPSKKTGKSVAVVGSGPAGLAAAQQLTRAGHDVTLFERADRIGGLLRYGIPEFKMEKRHIDRRLAQMEAEGTVFRTGVNVGVDVTVEQLRADFDAVILANGSTIGRDLPIPGRELDGIHQAMEFLPQANRVQLGDTVEGQITAKGKKVIIIGGGDTGADCLGTSLRQGAEIVHQFEIMPKPPIERAESTPWPTYPLMYRVSSAHEEGGERVFSVNTEEFIGENGKVTGLRAHEVVMRDGRFEKVEGSDFELEADLVLLAMGFVGPEREDLLDKMGVEYDARGNVKRDNSFAAVGQPGVFVAGDAGRGQSLIVWAIAEGRSAAAAADEYLTGASDLPAPIVPTQVAQR comes from the coding sequence GTGGCTGACCCCAGAGGATTCCTCAAGCACCCCGAGCGGGAACTGCCCGACCGTCGTCCGGTCGAGCTGCGACTGCTCGACTGGAATGAGGTCTACACCGACTTCGACAAGGATCACCTGAAGACGCAGGCGAGCCGTTGCATGGACTGCGGTATCCCGTTCTGCCACAACGGCTGCCCGCTCGGCAACCTGATCCCCGAATGGAACGACCTGGTCTACAAGGACCAGTGGCGCGACGGTATCGAGCGTCTGCACGCGACCAACAACTTCCCGGAGTTCACCGGTCGCCTGTGCCCGGCACCCTGTGAGGCGTCGTGCGTGCTCGGCATCAACCAGCCGCCGGTGACCATCAAGCAGGTCGAGGTCGAGATCATCGACAACGCCTTCGACAACGGCTGGGTCACCCCGGTCCTGCCGTCGAAGAAGACCGGCAAGTCGGTGGCCGTCGTCGGTTCGGGTCCCGCCGGACTCGCTGCCGCACAGCAGCTCACGCGCGCCGGACACGACGTGACGCTGTTCGAGCGGGCCGACCGCATCGGCGGCCTGCTGCGCTACGGCATCCCCGAGTTCAAGATGGAGAAGCGCCACATCGACCGCCGACTGGCGCAGATGGAGGCCGAGGGCACCGTCTTCCGCACCGGCGTCAACGTGGGTGTCGACGTCACCGTCGAGCAGCTGCGGGCCGACTTCGACGCGGTCATCCTCGCCAACGGTTCGACCATCGGTCGCGACCTGCCGATCCCGGGCCGCGAGCTCGACGGCATCCACCAGGCGATGGAGTTCCTGCCGCAGGCCAACCGGGTTCAGCTCGGCGACACGGTCGAGGGTCAGATCACGGCCAAGGGCAAGAAGGTCATCATCATCGGCGGTGGCGACACCGGCGCCGACTGCCTGGGTACCTCGCTGCGCCAGGGTGCCGAGATCGTCCACCAGTTCGAGATCATGCCGAAGCCGCCGATCGAGCGTGCCGAGTCGACCCCGTGGCCGACCTACCCGCTGATGTACCGCGTGTCGTCGGCCCACGAAGAGGGCGGCGAGCGCGTCTTCTCGGTCAACACCGAGGAGTTCATCGGCGAGAACGGCAAGGTCACCGGGCTCCGCGCCCACGAGGTGGTCATGCGTGACGGACGCTTCGAGAAGGTCGAGGGCTCGGACTTCGAGCTCGAGGCCGATCTGGTCCTGCTGGCGATGGGCTTCGTCGGCCCGGAGCGCGAGGATCTCCTCGACAAGATGGGTGTCGAGTACGACGCCCGCGGCAACGTCAAGCGCGACAACAGCTTCGCTGCTGTCGGCCAGCCGGGCGTGTTCGTCGCCGGTGACGCCGGCCGTGGCCAGTCGCTGATCGTCTGGGCGATCGCCGAGGGTCGTTCGGCTGCCGCGGCCGCCGACGAGTACCTCACCGGTGCGTCGGATCTGCCGGCCCCGATCGTGCCGACCCAGGTCGCGCAGCGCTGA
- a CDS encoding cutinase family protein: MRRILAIMCTLLCAVLGGFGLSTPRADAAPAGCPKIYVLAVPGTWSNGVSPGVLGAVTSGLGPETKVQYVGYDATAFPWEKAIYGKSKAQAVANTRGLALQMLARCPGTRIALVGYSQGADAAGDLASEIGTGRALIRPGQVAGVVLISDPRRSRKDNVVGPALRGEGSGGPRLDGMGWLLPRAFTLCEPSDMYCNTPRDFYITRIAGYLAETSDPTPSQILQYQAEAAVIVRELLTLGGPGAIVQELGNKRAREQIISFNKFLQSGSHGTYGDFQVKPGVSAVTWANRYLAGLA, from the coding sequence ATGCGTCGAATCCTCGCCATCATGTGCACTCTGCTGTGTGCCGTATTGGGAGGGTTCGGGTTGAGCACGCCGCGTGCGGACGCGGCACCGGCCGGTTGCCCGAAGATCTACGTCCTCGCCGTTCCGGGAACCTGGTCCAACGGCGTGAGCCCGGGTGTCCTGGGTGCGGTCACCTCCGGGCTGGGGCCGGAGACCAAGGTCCAGTACGTCGGTTACGACGCGACCGCGTTCCCGTGGGAGAAAGCGATCTACGGGAAGTCGAAGGCCCAGGCCGTCGCCAACACCCGCGGCCTCGCCCTGCAGATGCTGGCGCGGTGCCCGGGCACCCGGATCGCTCTCGTCGGGTACAGCCAGGGCGCCGACGCCGCGGGTGACCTCGCGTCGGAGATCGGCACCGGGCGCGCCTTGATCCGCCCGGGTCAGGTTGCCGGCGTCGTCCTGATCTCCGATCCCCGACGCTCCCGCAAGGACAACGTCGTCGGCCCGGCCCTGCGCGGTGAGGGCAGCGGCGGACCTCGCCTCGACGGCATGGGCTGGCTCCTGCCGCGGGCGTTCACCCTCTGCGAGCCGTCGGACATGTACTGCAACACACCGCGGGACTTCTACATCACCCGCATCGCCGGCTACCTGGCCGAGACCAGCGACCCGACTCCGAGCCAGATCCTCCAGTACCAAGCGGAGGCGGCCGTGATCGTGCGTGAATTGCTGACGCTCGGCGGTCCCGGCGCGATCGTCCAGGAACTCGGCAACAAGCGGGCCCGCGAGCAGATCATCTCGTTCAACAAATTCCTGCAGTCGGGCTCCCACGGCACCTACGGCGACTTCCAGGTCAAGCCCGGCGTCAGCGCGGTCACCTGGGCCAACCGATACCTCGCCGGCCTGGCCTGA
- a CDS encoding RNA-binding S4 domain-containing protein, with product MYDVTIRDDSIRLGQFLKLANLIESGAEAKEVIADGLVTVNGEVETRRGRQLILGDVVEVGGMSVRVARDEV from the coding sequence GTGTACGACGTGACGATCCGCGACGACTCCATCCGGCTGGGCCAGTTCTTGAAACTGGCCAACCTCATCGAATCCGGCGCCGAGGCCAAAGAGGTCATCGCCGACGGTCTGGTGACCGTCAACGGTGAGGTCGAGACCAGGCGCGGTCGTCAGCTCATCCTCGGCGACGTGGTCGAGGTGGGCGGGATGAGTGTGCGGGTCGCCCGCGACGAGGTGTGA
- the lysX gene encoding bifunctional lysylphosphatidylglycerol synthetase/lysine--tRNA ligase LysX, with protein MATDTPLAPVDPSSPDEHPEAPRRTPTAADRRSLVLLDKIRRPTGFGRNAPHIAGTVVGVLATIALLSSLIPAFRRLIHDPRRYVDDYIITLPDTSFAWAFVLALIAVALSARKRIAWWIGVIYLVLFMVGNVLYLIPSLEDDLDVTAWDRTNIYIGLVIDLAALIFLLATYRQFHTRVRRGAIPASIATLVVGLGIATLLGWALVWAFPHTLTRADRLPYAFNRVVAFGAIDQDASFDGRHAHVFVNGLLGLFGALALIAAAVVLFRSQRLRWLITAEDESLIRALITRFNDDDSLAYFSTRRDKAVVFSPDGRAAITYRVEVGVGMAGGDPIGDPESWPDAIAEFLTLCEKYGWHPASIGSSARGAAAYDAAGFVSLNIGDEAILHTREFSLSGPAMKAVRQAVTRTRRAGVTVRIRRWFDIDDAEMAKVVARADEWRDTDEERGFAMALSRVGDRSDNDCLLVEAVIDEGAPDEKVVGMLSFVPWGKRAVSLDLMRRDRSGPNGVVETMVAELCRNSEQFGITEVSLNFAAFRAFFEQGPQIGAGPVMRAGYSVLMFGSRFFQMESLYKSNAKYLPDWQSRYLCFEDSRILPRVGMAAIVTEGFITLPKFGRDKHFSEGRPSIPAGVDAPALIAELEAEAATPEGSIVHRPEQVRVRLDKMDRLVERGFDPYPPADQPTHTIAQARTEPEGTVVTIAGRVTRLRDFGKVVFADMHDWSGEVQILVEESRVIPGTPDFGTDVDLGDLIQARGVVGTSRKGELSILIDAWRINGKCLRPLPDKWAGLTDPEARVRQRYVDLAINEESRKNLAIRSLVVKSLRDFLAARGFLEVETPILQQIHGGANATPFQTHINAYNLDLYLRIAPELYLKRLCVGGVEKVFEIGRNFRNEGVDFSHNPEFTSLEAYEAHSDYLKMLDLTREMIQHAATAAYGEPVIIRTDADGNEERVDISGEWPVKTVHEVVSEGSGEEITAETSVEQLRAVCDRLEINYRPDWDAGRIVLELYEHLGEDRTTFPTFYTDFPTSTSPLTRAHRSKPGVAERWDLVAWGVELGTAYTELTDPVEQRKRLTEQSILAAGGDPEAMELDEDFLQALEYAMPPTGGLGVGVDRVVMLITGQSIRESLAFPLAKPQDA; from the coding sequence ATGGCCACCGACACCCCGCTTGCGCCGGTCGACCCGTCCAGCCCCGACGAACATCCCGAGGCGCCCCGGCGGACCCCCACCGCGGCTGACCGACGCTCCCTCGTTCTTCTCGACAAGATCAGGCGCCCTACCGGATTCGGCCGTAACGCGCCGCACATCGCGGGAACGGTCGTCGGCGTCCTGGCGACGATCGCGTTGCTGTCCAGCCTCATCCCGGCATTCCGGCGGCTGATCCACGACCCGAGACGCTACGTCGACGACTACATCATCACCCTGCCCGACACGAGCTTCGCGTGGGCGTTCGTCCTGGCGCTGATCGCCGTCGCGCTGTCGGCGCGCAAGCGGATCGCCTGGTGGATCGGCGTGATCTACCTCGTGCTGTTCATGGTCGGCAATGTGCTGTACCTGATCCCGTCGCTCGAGGACGATCTCGACGTCACGGCCTGGGACCGCACCAACATCTACATCGGCCTGGTCATCGACCTCGCCGCGCTGATCTTCCTGCTGGCCACCTACCGGCAGTTCCACACCCGGGTCCGACGCGGTGCGATCCCGGCGTCGATCGCCACCCTCGTCGTCGGTCTCGGTATCGCGACGCTGCTCGGCTGGGCACTGGTCTGGGCCTTCCCACACACGCTGACCCGGGCAGATCGGTTGCCGTACGCGTTCAACCGGGTGGTCGCCTTCGGCGCGATCGATCAGGACGCCTCCTTCGACGGGCGCCACGCGCATGTCTTCGTCAACGGTCTGCTCGGTCTGTTCGGTGCGTTGGCGCTGATCGCGGCGGCCGTTGTGCTGTTCCGGTCGCAGCGACTGCGCTGGCTGATCACCGCGGAGGACGAGTCGCTGATCCGCGCACTCATCACCCGATTCAACGACGACGATTCGTTGGCCTACTTCTCCACGCGCCGCGACAAGGCGGTCGTGTTCTCGCCCGACGGCCGCGCCGCCATCACCTACCGGGTGGAAGTCGGCGTCGGCATGGCCGGCGGCGACCCGATCGGCGATCCGGAGTCGTGGCCCGACGCCATCGCCGAATTCCTCACCCTCTGTGAGAAGTACGGCTGGCACCCGGCGTCGATCGGGTCGAGCGCGCGCGGCGCCGCGGCCTACGACGCGGCCGGGTTCGTGTCCTTGAACATCGGCGACGAGGCCATCCTCCACACGCGTGAGTTCAGCCTGAGCGGGCCGGCGATGAAGGCCGTCCGCCAGGCCGTCACCCGCACCCGGCGCGCGGGTGTCACGGTGCGCATCCGCCGGTGGTTCGACATCGACGACGCCGAGATGGCCAAGGTCGTCGCCCGCGCCGACGAGTGGCGGGACACCGACGAGGAACGCGGCTTTGCGATGGCCCTGTCGCGCGTCGGCGATCGGTCCGACAACGACTGCCTGCTGGTCGAGGCGGTCATCGACGAGGGCGCTCCCGACGAGAAGGTCGTCGGCATGCTCTCGTTCGTGCCGTGGGGCAAACGCGCTGTCTCACTGGACCTCATGCGTCGTGACCGCAGCGGACCGAATGGTGTGGTCGAGACGATGGTCGCCGAACTGTGCCGCAACTCCGAGCAGTTCGGCATCACCGAGGTCTCGCTCAACTTCGCGGCTTTCCGCGCGTTCTTCGAGCAGGGCCCGCAGATCGGTGCCGGCCCGGTCATGCGTGCCGGCTACTCCGTCTTGATGTTCGGCTCCCGGTTCTTCCAGATGGAGTCGCTGTACAAGTCCAACGCCAAGTACCTGCCGGACTGGCAGTCGCGTTACCTGTGCTTCGAGGACAGCCGAATCCTGCCCCGCGTGGGGATGGCCGCGATCGTCACCGAGGGTTTCATCACCCTGCCCAAGTTCGGTCGGGACAAGCACTTCTCCGAGGGCCGGCCGTCGATCCCGGCCGGCGTCGACGCGCCTGCGCTGATCGCCGAACTGGAAGCCGAGGCAGCAACTCCCGAGGGCTCGATCGTGCACCGGCCCGAGCAGGTGAGGGTCCGCCTCGACAAGATGGACCGGCTCGTCGAGCGTGGTTTCGATCCGTATCCGCCCGCCGACCAGCCCACCCACACCATCGCGCAGGCGCGGACGGAACCCGAGGGCACCGTCGTCACCATCGCCGGCCGCGTCACGCGTCTGCGCGACTTCGGCAAGGTGGTGTTCGCCGACATGCACGACTGGTCCGGTGAGGTGCAGATCCTCGTCGAGGAGTCGCGGGTCATCCCGGGCACTCCCGACTTCGGCACCGACGTCGATCTCGGCGACCTCATCCAGGCGCGTGGTGTCGTCGGCACCAGCCGCAAGGGTGAACTGTCGATCCTGATCGACGCCTGGCGGATCAACGGCAAGTGCCTGCGCCCCCTTCCGGACAAGTGGGCGGGCCTCACCGATCCCGAGGCCCGCGTGCGCCAGCGCTACGTAGACCTCGCGATCAACGAGGAGAGCCGGAAGAACCTCGCGATCCGCAGCCTGGTGGTGAAGTCGTTGCGCGACTTCCTCGCCGCGCGCGGCTTCCTCGAGGTCGAGACGCCGATCCTGCAGCAGATTCACGGCGGAGCCAACGCGACACCGTTCCAGACGCACATCAACGCCTACAACCTCGACCTCTACCTACGGATCGCACCGGAGCTCTACCTGAAGCGCCTCTGCGTCGGCGGCGTGGAGAAGGTGTTCGAGATCGGACGCAACTTCCGCAACGAGGGCGTCGACTTCAGTCACAACCCGGAGTTCACGAGCCTGGAAGCCTATGAGGCGCACAGCGATTACCTGAAGATGCTGGACCTCACCCGCGAGATGATCCAGCACGCGGCGACGGCGGCCTACGGTGAGCCGGTCATCATCCGTACCGACGCCGACGGAAACGAAGAGCGCGTGGACATCTCGGGGGAGTGGCCGGTGAAGACCGTCCACGAGGTGGTGTCCGAAGGTTCGGGAGAAGAGATCACCGCGGAGACCTCGGTCGAACAACTCCGCGCAGTGTGCGACCGTCTCGAGATCAACTACCGCCCGGACTGGGATGCCGGACGGATCGTGCTGGAACTCTACGAACACCTCGGCGAGGACCGCACGACGTTCCCGACCTTCTACACCGACTTCCCGACGTCGACGTCGCCGCTGACGCGCGCGCACCGCAGCAAGCCCGGCGTCGCCGAGCGCTGGGACCTGGTGGCGTGGGGTGTGGAGCTCGGCACCGCCTACACCGAGCTGACCGATCCGGTCGAGCAGCGCAAGCGTCTCACCGAGCAGTCGATCCTGGCCGCCGGCGGCGACCCGGAGGCGATGGAGCTCGACGAGGACTTCTTGCAGGCACTCGAGTACGCGATGCCACCCACGGGTGGTCTGGGCGTGGGCGTCGACCGCGTGGTCATGCTGATCACCGGTCAGTCGATCCGCGAATCGCTGGCCTTCCCGCTGGCCAAACCGCAGGACGCCTGA